The following coding sequences lie in one Alicyclobacillus curvatus genomic window:
- a CDS encoding phosphoglycerate kinase has product MDKKTVRDVAWAGKTALVRVDFNVPMKDGVITDDTRMRAALPTVEYLLGQGAKVVLMSHLGRPKGERNDKYSLRPVANHLSELLNGTTVLFADDCVGEDAEAMAARLGSSEVLLLENLRYHAEEEKNDQTFANSLSRLGDVYVNDAFGSAHRAHASTAGVADYLPAVAGFLMEKEIGIMGDALANPVNPFVAIIGGAKVSDKIGVLENLLPKVDALLIGGGMANTFLAAQGYQMADSLVEKEAIDTAKALLAQAKTTGAQLLLPTDLVFADKFSADAAHQITDLDDLPSSGMALDIGPKTIAAYAEVIQHAKTVVWNGPMGVFEMPAFAKGTLAVAEAMAKVNGVTIVGGGDSVAAIEQAHLGSRMTHVSTGGGASLEFLEGKLLPGVVALQTK; this is encoded by the coding sequence ATGGATAAGAAAACTGTTCGCGACGTAGCGTGGGCGGGAAAGACGGCATTGGTACGGGTAGACTTCAACGTGCCGATGAAAGATGGTGTCATCACAGATGACACGCGGATGCGCGCTGCACTTCCGACCGTCGAGTATTTGCTCGGCCAGGGCGCGAAAGTCGTGCTCATGAGTCACCTCGGGCGGCCCAAAGGAGAGCGCAACGACAAGTACTCCTTGCGACCAGTAGCGAATCATCTGTCAGAGTTGTTGAATGGCACAACGGTCTTGTTCGCCGACGACTGTGTTGGCGAAGACGCTGAAGCGATGGCCGCACGTCTCGGTAGCTCGGAAGTGTTGCTGCTTGAAAACTTGCGTTACCACGCTGAGGAAGAGAAAAACGACCAAACGTTCGCCAACTCGCTCAGCCGACTGGGTGACGTCTATGTCAACGATGCCTTTGGGAGCGCGCACCGGGCGCACGCTTCGACGGCTGGCGTAGCCGATTATCTTCCTGCTGTCGCTGGTTTTTTGATGGAGAAAGAGATTGGCATCATGGGCGACGCCTTGGCAAACCCCGTGAATCCGTTCGTCGCAATCATCGGCGGTGCGAAAGTCTCCGATAAAATCGGTGTGCTCGAGAACCTCCTGCCAAAAGTCGACGCGCTTTTGATTGGCGGCGGCATGGCCAACACGTTCCTCGCCGCGCAAGGTTACCAGATGGCCGATTCTTTGGTCGAAAAGGAGGCCATCGATACGGCGAAGGCCCTGCTCGCGCAGGCGAAGACTACAGGCGCGCAGTTGTTGCTTCCGACCGATCTCGTTTTTGCCGACAAATTTTCCGCTGACGCCGCGCATCAGATAACCGATCTCGATGACCTTCCGTCGTCCGGCATGGCCCTTGACATTGGGCCGAAGACCATTGCCGCCTATGCAGAAGTCATTCAACATGCCAAAACCGTCGTCTGGAACGGACCGATGGGTGTGTTCGAGATGCCCGCTTTCGCGAAAGGGACCCTGGCGGTAGCTGAGGCGATGGCCAAGGTCAACGGGGTGACCATTGTCGGCGGCGGTGATTCCGTGGCGGCGATTGAACAGGCACACCTGGGCAGCCGCATGACACATGTGTCTACTGGCGGTGGCGCGTCGCTCGAGTTCCTAGAAGGAAAATTATTGCCAGGTGTTGTGGCGCTGCAAACGAAATAG
- the gap gene encoding type I glyceraldehyde-3-phosphate dehydrogenase yields the protein MTIKVGINGFGRIGRNVFRAALGRTDMEIVAVNDLTDAKTLAMLLQYDSVHGRLNAEVKAEEGAIVVDGKRVAVLAERDPANLPWGKLGVDIVIESTGRFTDKAKAEAHITSGGAKKVIISAPAKHEDATIVLGVNDDIYDPEKHNVISNASCTTNCLAPLAKVLDEKFGIVRGLMTTVHSYTNDQQILDLPHQDLRRARAAALSIIPTTTGAAKAVGLVLPHLNGKLNGMSMRVPTPNVSLVDLTAELRESVTIEDVNNALSEAAGGSLKGILGYSDEPLVSRDYNGDARSSIVDGLSTMVMEGNMVKVISWYDNEWGYSNRVVDLTALVGSKLPVTAK from the coding sequence ATGACAATTAAAGTTGGGATTAACGGTTTTGGTCGCATCGGGCGCAACGTGTTTCGGGCAGCTCTTGGACGTACAGACATGGAGATTGTGGCCGTCAATGACCTGACCGACGCGAAAACACTCGCAATGCTGCTTCAGTACGACTCCGTTCATGGCCGACTGAATGCGGAAGTCAAGGCGGAAGAGGGCGCAATTGTCGTCGACGGCAAGAGGGTTGCGGTTTTGGCTGAGCGCGATCCGGCGAATCTCCCCTGGGGCAAACTCGGCGTCGACATTGTCATTGAGTCCACCGGACGCTTCACGGACAAGGCAAAGGCGGAGGCACACATCACCAGCGGCGGGGCGAAGAAAGTCATCATCTCTGCGCCGGCGAAACATGAAGATGCCACCATCGTGCTTGGCGTGAATGACGACATTTACGACCCAGAGAAGCACAACGTCATCTCGAATGCTTCCTGCACCACGAACTGCCTGGCGCCGCTTGCCAAGGTCCTCGACGAGAAGTTCGGGATTGTTCGCGGTTTGATGACGACGGTGCACTCGTACACGAACGACCAGCAGATTCTCGATCTGCCACATCAAGACCTCCGTCGTGCTCGTGCAGCAGCGCTTTCCATTATTCCGACGACGACGGGCGCTGCGAAGGCTGTCGGCCTCGTGTTGCCGCACCTGAACGGAAAACTCAACGGTATGTCAATGCGCGTGCCGACCCCGAATGTCTCGCTCGTTGACTTGACGGCAGAGCTTCGCGAGTCCGTAACGATTGAAGATGTCAACAATGCTTTGAGTGAAGCAGCGGGTGGTTCCTTGAAGGGCATCCTTGGGTACAGCGACGAGCCGCTCGTGTCCCGTGACTACAACGGCGACGCACGTTCCTCCATCGTTGACGGTCTGTCAACGATGGTCATGGAAGGCAACATGGTAAAAGTGATTTCGTGGTACGACAACGAGTGGGGTTACTCCAATCGCGTTGTTGACCTGACCGCACTTGTCGGAAGCAAATTGCCCGTCACAGCGAAATAA
- a CDS encoding DNA-binding transcriptional regulator — protein sequence MDSINLSAARRIVPELLETLSSRYRILHRLRLLQPIGRRALAVELGTTERVLRSEVEFLRQQGLLDAGPAGMMLSDEGQALLDELDSVLASLEGRTELASALQKVLQISRVVVVVGDSDVEQWVKDTLGFQAATELRTLLHEGDVVAVTGGSTMATLAKMMPRHNAPFPVRVVPARGGLGESTSIQANTIAEQLATALGGSYSVLHVPDRLSEETLKRLNDEPMVQERLEEIRQSNLVVHGIGGALQMAERRALSPEEYEMLVKRGAVAEAFGYYFNQQGETVHSMTTVGLKLGDLDRMRLVMGVAGGASKAPAIASVAKAYRIDLLVTDEGAARAILENVYGGITHDN from the coding sequence TTGGATTCCATCAATTTATCCGCTGCTCGTCGGATTGTTCCGGAGCTACTTGAGACGCTTTCTTCACGCTACCGTATCCTCCATCGCCTCCGACTCTTGCAACCGATTGGACGTAGGGCGCTGGCTGTGGAACTTGGAACAACGGAGCGGGTTCTTCGCAGCGAGGTTGAATTTCTCCGCCAGCAAGGACTGCTTGACGCCGGCCCGGCAGGCATGATGCTTTCCGACGAGGGTCAGGCATTGCTCGATGAACTTGATTCTGTGCTAGCTTCGCTGGAAGGCCGTACAGAATTGGCGAGTGCGCTCCAGAAAGTGCTACAGATTTCTCGCGTCGTCGTGGTTGTCGGCGACAGCGATGTGGAACAATGGGTGAAGGATACGCTAGGTTTTCAAGCCGCTACCGAACTGCGAACCCTTCTTCACGAAGGAGATGTAGTAGCAGTTACCGGTGGCAGCACGATGGCCACGCTGGCGAAGATGATGCCGCGTCACAATGCACCCTTTCCGGTGCGCGTCGTTCCTGCACGCGGCGGACTCGGAGAGTCAACGTCAATCCAGGCAAACACAATCGCGGAACAGCTCGCGACGGCGCTGGGCGGATCGTACAGTGTGCTTCACGTACCAGACAGACTCAGCGAAGAAACCCTTAAGCGCCTCAATGATGAACCCATGGTTCAGGAGCGGCTTGAGGAGATCCGCCAGTCCAATCTCGTTGTCCACGGTATTGGCGGGGCGCTGCAGATGGCTGAACGCCGAGCACTCAGTCCCGAAGAATATGAAATGCTCGTCAAACGTGGTGCAGTCGCAGAAGCATTCGGGTATTACTTCAACCAGCAGGGAGAAACGGTTCACAGCATGACGACTGTTGGATTGAAGTTAGGCGATTTAGATCGCATGCGGTTGGTCATGGGCGTCGCTGGCGGCGCAAGCAAGGCGCCTGCGATAGCTTCCGTAGCGAAGGCATATCGGATAGACCTTCTGGTCACCGATGAGGGAGCCGCTCGAGCCATCCTGGAAAACGTATATGGAGGGATAACACATGACAATTAA
- the rpoN gene encoding RNA polymerase factor sigma-54 translates to MLLKCKTETVYRTWRSLGNRSATAGRPLGYRSVPARRPLGDDAYRPHLMTERVNTVDLAFHMTQEQTQKLVMTTQMREALSVLEMSSEDLHQYVTERAEQNVFLGTLRKRDRHRKNGRVSAPSASGMYSPRNGPPIENMLVADWTLIDDIKQQLLFLDCTAEERAWALRLAEDLDENGYLGPFSPELMARLNLNETQWQAAVACIQRCDPVGVGARNLQECLLLQLNSDSVSVQSDIRPLAGAIIHLHLEDVASGRIVQVARRLKVTADEVRMGLDAIRRLNPRPGSGYGSVSVNYTRPDLSVVETELGFAVVVTDTLLDMSFRHQSYQEMMRDTDADMDVRRYLSEQWREARWIRRCVVQRQMTLQRIGEAIVQLQPEFLLHGLEHLRPMRLRDIADVLEIHESTVSRAIRHKSVATPVGTIELRQLFSSTLHADSGDVSAAAIKHQIRDFIRSESRDDPLTDAAIADKLQESGVKVSRRTVAKYREAMGIPGSMTRRMQAPMGG, encoded by the coding sequence TTGCTGTTAAAATGTAAGACAGAAACGGTATACCGTACCTGGCGCTCGCTCGGCAACCGCTCGGCAACCGCTGGGCGACCGCTTGGCTACCGCTCGGTGCCCGCTCGGCGACCGCTCGGTGACGATGCATATCGGCCGCACCTCATGACGGAAAGGGTGAACACTGTGGATCTGGCCTTTCACATGACACAAGAACAAACCCAAAAATTGGTCATGACGACACAGATGCGGGAAGCCTTATCCGTGCTGGAGATGTCGAGTGAGGACCTCCATCAATACGTGACTGAGCGCGCAGAACAGAATGTGTTTTTGGGGACCTTGCGAAAGCGAGATCGGCATCGCAAAAACGGGCGCGTATCTGCTCCTTCCGCTTCCGGAATGTACAGTCCTCGAAATGGGCCGCCGATTGAAAACATGCTGGTTGCAGACTGGACGCTGATTGATGATATCAAGCAACAACTGTTGTTCCTCGACTGCACGGCTGAGGAACGGGCATGGGCGCTGCGTTTAGCTGAGGACCTTGATGAAAACGGTTACCTGGGCCCGTTTAGTCCGGAACTGATGGCGCGGCTGAATTTGAATGAGACCCAGTGGCAGGCGGCTGTGGCGTGTATTCAACGGTGCGATCCCGTTGGCGTCGGCGCCCGCAACCTCCAAGAATGCCTGTTGCTGCAGTTGAACAGCGACAGTGTCAGTGTGCAAAGCGACATCCGTCCCTTAGCGGGCGCCATTATTCATCTCCATCTCGAAGATGTTGCCAGTGGGCGCATTGTACAGGTGGCGAGACGTCTGAAAGTCACAGCGGACGAGGTCCGCATGGGCCTGGATGCCATTCGGCGATTGAATCCTCGGCCGGGTTCGGGATACGGATCGGTCTCAGTCAACTATACCCGCCCGGATTTAAGTGTTGTCGAAACGGAGCTCGGGTTTGCGGTCGTCGTCACAGACACACTTTTAGACATGTCTTTCAGGCACCAGTCGTATCAGGAGATGATGCGCGACACCGATGCGGATATGGATGTTCGGCGCTATCTCTCCGAACAGTGGCGCGAAGCGCGTTGGATCCGCCGCTGTGTGGTGCAACGGCAGATGACGTTGCAGCGGATCGGCGAGGCCATTGTTCAACTGCAGCCGGAGTTTCTTCTGCATGGGCTGGAACACCTGCGGCCGATGCGGCTGCGGGACATCGCGGATGTGCTGGAGATCCACGAGTCGACTGTCAGCAGGGCCATCCGTCATAAGAGTGTCGCGACACCGGTAGGCACCATCGAGCTCCGGCAGCTGTTTTCCTCGACGTTGCACGCTGACAGCGGTGACGTCTCGGCGGCAGCCATCAAACACCAAATTCGCGATTTTATCCGCTCGGAGTCGCGCGACGATCCGTTGACCGATGCAGCCATCGCGGATAAGCTGCAGGAGAGCGGGGTCAAAGTCAGCCGCCGCACCGTCGCGAAGTATCGTGAGGCGATGGGGATACCGGGATCGATGACGCGGCGCATGCAGGCGCCCATGGGCGGGTAG
- a CDS encoding NAD(P)-binding domain-containing protein codes for MRIGIIGTGNIGGMLSKAFATARPEAQIIIHNRSRGKANQVAAGLANVDVASSPMEAAQGSDTIFLCTKSTDGWSVLDEVAPRLTRSQTLVTTISSIPMSEIEQITDASVAKVIPSILQSVQSGVILVTYGARMSQNARERLTQLLSSIAHPQAVSESQVRIYSDLSSCGPAFISEMLVHWADAAANTGNITTEDAQSMLVDTVIGLAHLFESGKSLGEVITHVAVPGGVTETGILSLRQSAPQVFEQLHQATQHHGIRNQVSIMPSNATKADFVE; via the coding sequence TTGCGGATTGGCATCATCGGAACCGGAAACATTGGCGGTATGCTGTCGAAGGCCTTCGCCACGGCACGCCCCGAAGCACAAATCATCATTCACAACCGATCTCGAGGAAAAGCGAACCAGGTTGCCGCAGGATTGGCAAATGTTGATGTGGCAAGCTCACCGATGGAAGCAGCGCAGGGGTCAGACACCATCTTCTTGTGCACCAAATCTACGGACGGCTGGTCTGTGCTGGACGAGGTGGCCCCGCGGCTGACCCGTTCGCAAACCCTCGTGACGACCATCAGTTCGATACCGATGAGCGAGATCGAGCAAATCACAGATGCTTCTGTGGCAAAGGTCATTCCTAGTATCTTGCAGTCGGTGCAGAGCGGCGTCATCCTGGTTACATATGGAGCGAGGATGTCCCAAAATGCGCGCGAACGACTCACCCAACTACTTTCGTCGATTGCTCATCCGCAAGCAGTTTCTGAATCCCAGGTCCGAATTTACAGCGATCTGTCCAGTTGTGGACCCGCGTTTATTTCCGAGATGCTGGTGCACTGGGCCGATGCAGCCGCAAACACCGGGAACATCACGACTGAAGATGCGCAGTCTATGCTCGTCGATACTGTCATTGGTCTCGCCCATCTCTTCGAGTCGGGAAAATCTCTCGGCGAAGTCATCACTCACGTAGCTGTTCCTGGGGGTGTTACAGAGACAGGCATTCTCTCACTCCGACAATCCGCACCCCAAGTGTTCGAGCAGTTACACCAAGCTACACAGCACCACGGCATTCGAAACCAGGTGTCAATCATGCCGTCGAACGCGACAAAAGCAGATTTTGTCGAATAA
- a CDS encoding GHKL domain-containing protein — translation MADTIPSHFANASIMQSLSFAGPVDASCPSTSPFAANHLEFTNRYSVAMKHVVRSHVMDLINSGGFLSWSVVLRDAGHTVLDIIGDRAVNEALRRIGVKPGASVTDEELTGLASSVADNHPHEANRDIDNDHRSGSDHGASGHGASGHGASDNGYSNEKEERFGPRRRLYASSSPVMILGRRTLGDVSVLVHETADVSWLGLLAKSIASAAARDIEDDLFLRDNTLMHQALLSHLDYHVVRIDTDGNIRAHHPIPLQDSVHDEMLDYTKNHADGDCEITIGERLYTCVLRTLSYPNGVPAGRLGLFRDITQQRQIEWRVRDADRISILASLAAGIAHEIRNPLTTAKGFLQLFSERQIGNPDRRYIDLTIRELDRIQQLVTDFMSLARPESPRYQYIELNNVIGEVISFMHPEATLHGVTMTQVTESSPLYVHGDPNQLKQVLMNVLQNALQACDAKGEITIHTGRKSASAVILVRDTGVGLSKEQLTRVFQPFYTTKDAGTGLGLAICRQIMQEHGGSIHISSDAGVGTTVTLQLPVSLPPSEADEE, via the coding sequence ATGGCAGATACGATCCCATCACATTTTGCGAACGCTTCGATTATGCAATCGCTGTCTTTTGCGGGTCCTGTAGACGCCTCGTGCCCATCCACTTCTCCGTTTGCTGCCAATCATCTGGAATTCACCAATCGATATAGCGTTGCAATGAAACATGTTGTGCGCAGCCACGTCATGGATCTTATCAATAGCGGCGGTTTCCTGTCATGGTCCGTTGTACTGCGCGACGCTGGGCACACTGTGCTTGACATTATTGGCGATCGCGCTGTGAATGAGGCCCTACGCCGCATCGGCGTCAAACCCGGAGCTTCTGTCACAGATGAGGAATTGACTGGTTTGGCAAGTTCTGTGGCTGACAACCACCCTCATGAAGCCAATCGCGATATAGATAATGACCATCGTAGTGGTAGTGATCATGGAGCTAGTGGTCATGGTGCTAGTGGTCATGGTGCTAGTGATAATGGTTACAGCAATGAAAAAGAAGAGCGGTTTGGTCCTCGAAGGCGACTCTATGCGTCAAGCAGCCCCGTAATGATTCTTGGTCGGCGTACACTCGGCGATGTCTCTGTACTCGTGCACGAAACCGCTGACGTTTCTTGGCTGGGATTGCTGGCGAAGTCAATTGCGTCAGCCGCTGCACGCGATATCGAAGATGATTTGTTTCTTCGCGACAACACGCTGATGCATCAGGCACTGCTTAGCCATCTTGATTATCACGTGGTTCGCATCGACACAGACGGGAACATCAGGGCCCACCATCCCATTCCCCTGCAAGACTCCGTTCACGATGAAATGCTGGACTACACCAAGAATCATGCTGATGGTGACTGCGAAATCACCATTGGAGAACGGCTATACACCTGCGTCTTAAGGACCCTCTCCTATCCCAACGGTGTACCCGCCGGACGGCTTGGACTGTTTCGCGACATCACGCAGCAAAGGCAGATTGAGTGGAGGGTGCGTGATGCTGACCGCATCTCCATACTCGCATCGCTCGCTGCTGGAATTGCGCACGAGATAAGGAACCCGTTGACAACTGCGAAAGGTTTTCTGCAGCTGTTCTCAGAACGTCAAATTGGGAACCCCGACAGAAGATATATCGACTTGACCATACGGGAGCTCGACAGGATTCAGCAGTTGGTCACGGACTTCATGTCTCTTGCGAGACCTGAGTCGCCCCGGTACCAGTACATTGAGCTGAACAATGTCATCGGTGAGGTCATCAGTTTTATGCACCCCGAAGCGACCCTGCACGGTGTGACAATGACTCAGGTGACAGAATCCTCGCCGCTCTACGTGCACGGTGACCCCAACCAACTCAAGCAAGTATTGATGAATGTCTTGCAAAACGCGTTACAGGCTTGTGACGCGAAGGGTGAGATAACGATACACACAGGACGCAAGTCTGCATCCGCCGTCATTTTGGTGCGGGACACGGGTGTCGGGCTCAGTAAAGAACAATTGACACGCGTGTTTCAGCCGTTTTATACCACGAAGGACGCGGGCACGGGACTCGGTCTCGCAATCTGCAGGCAAATCATGCAGGAACACGGCGGATCGATTCATATTTCCAGCGACGCCGGAGTTGGGACGACGGTGACACTGCAATTGCCCGTGTCTCTTCCCCCAAGCGAGGCGGATGAAGAATAA
- a CDS encoding GNAT family N-acetyltransferase, which produces MSGKARARVVIMWITVVLTVLTLAVYVTAVFTHRGNPVWNRALLTYCGVFWVFLAFDEIGRRAAAIGAAKRTVSVRPRPQPQANMPLPGAAGVRAGGGAGAGSGIGSGEFSDLARETRLTRVDAASTRFVQSMVNDCVKEVLALDGEVPTTEMMTEFDVDAWLRNDAMYVFVIGCGDEAAGVVVLVAKQNAYELLLMYVRQNVRRQHIGQSAFARVEEFARLLGSRNTLVASVSDTNMRGQRFYQSVGMASAGGRTDDSIRGQAKVTLTKSLQEPSAH; this is translated from the coding sequence ATGTCCGGTAAGGCCCGTGCACGTGTTGTTATCATGTGGATCACGGTTGTACTCACAGTGCTGACACTTGCCGTCTATGTGACGGCGGTGTTTACGCACCGCGGCAACCCGGTGTGGAACCGAGCACTTCTCACATACTGTGGTGTGTTCTGGGTGTTTCTCGCTTTTGATGAAATTGGTCGCCGTGCTGCAGCTATCGGGGCTGCAAAGCGAACGGTCTCTGTTCGCCCGCGGCCGCAACCGCAAGCGAATATGCCGCTGCCCGGGGCTGCAGGAGTGAGGGCAGGGGGTGGGGCAGGAGCCGGGTCGGGAATCGGCTCGGGGGAGTTTTCAGACCTTGCACGTGAGACGCGTCTCACGCGTGTTGATGCTGCATCGACACGGTTTGTGCAGAGTATGGTGAACGACTGTGTGAAGGAAGTCCTGGCACTGGACGGTGAGGTGCCGACAACAGAGATGATGACAGAGTTTGATGTTGATGCGTGGCTGCGAAATGACGCGATGTACGTTTTTGTCATCGGTTGTGGTGACGAGGCAGCCGGGGTCGTGGTTCTGGTTGCGAAACAGAACGCCTACGAGTTGTTGCTGATGTACGTGCGGCAGAATGTGCGTCGACAGCATATTGGTCAAAGTGCGTTTGCGCGTGTCGAGGAATTCGCACGTCTGTTGGGGTCGCGAAACACGCTCGTTGCATCTGTGTCTGATACGAACATGCGTGGTCAGCGCTTCTACCAGTCGGTCGGTATGGCGTCCGCAGGCGGGCGCACCGACGACTCCATACGCGGGCAAGCAAAAGTTACACTAACGAAGAGTTTGCAGGAGCCATCGGCGCACTAA